One Nerophis lumbriciformis linkage group LG21, RoL_Nlum_v2.1, whole genome shotgun sequence DNA segment encodes these proteins:
- the LOC133620829 gene encoding tissue alpha-L-fucosidase-like, with translation MMLAVVFAILLGLLTPEARYAADWASLDARPLPAWYDEAKVGIFIHWGVFSVPGFGSEWFWWHWRGQKPPNPQCVDFMTRNYPPGFTYPEFAHQFHGQFFNPEEWADIFNASGAKYVVLTAKHHEGFTNWGSPYSWNWNSVDTGPHRDLVGDLGDAVRKRSLHFGLYNSLYEWFHPLYLADKQNGFKTQNFVLRKLLPELYNMVVRYRPEVIWSDGDWEAPDTYWNSTQFLAWLYNDSPVKDTVVTNDRWGAGCSCKHGGYYNCEDKYTPGQLPQHKWEKCTSVDRFSWGYRRNMKLSDLMDLHAIIEDLVQTVALGGNYLLNVGPTADGMIPAVFEERLRGLGAWLQVNGEAIYSSQPWRVQMENASTPVWYTSKGGSVYATLTSEPPKPTLQLLQPKTSAATKVMLLGNPTPLSWSPVQPNGLNVVLPELPYTAGHAWTLRLDGVH, from the exons ATGATGTTAGCTGTCGTGTTCGCCATCTTACTTGGCCTTTTAACGCCCGAAGCTCGATACGCGGCAGACTGGGCGAGTTTAGATGCCCGGCCGCTGCCTGCGTGGTACGACGAGGCGAAGGTGGGCATCTTCATCCACTGGGGGGTGTTCTCTGTGCCCGGCTTCGGCAGCGAGTGGTTCTGGTGGCACTGGCGGGGCCAGAAGCCCCCAAACCCCCAATGTGTGGACTTCATGACCCGGAACTACCCGCCTGGCTTCACCTACCCCGAGTTTGCTCATCAATTTCACGGCCAGTTCTTCAACCCGGAGGAATGGGCTGACATATTCAACGCTTCCGGAGCAAA GTACGTGGTCTTGACAGCCAAACACCATGAAGGTTTTACCAACTGGGGCTCTCCATACTCCTGGAACTGGAATTCTGTTGACACCGGTCCCCACAGAGACCTGGTCGGAGACCTGGGGGATGCAGTGCGCAAGCG GTCTTTGCACTTTGGACTGTATAACTCCCTATACGAGTGGTTCCACCCTCTCTACCTGGCTGACAAGCAGAATGGATTCAAAACGCAGAACTTTGTGCTGCGTAAGCTTCTACCAGAGCTGTATAACATGGTTGTGAG GTACAGGCCTGAGGTGATCTGGTCTGATGGGGACTGGGAGGCACCGGACACGTACTGGAACTCCACGCAGTTCCTAGCCTGGCTCTATAACGATAGCCCCGTCAAA GACACAGTGGTGACCAATGACAGATGGGGAGCGGGCTGCTCGTGCAAACATGGAGGTTACTACAACTGCGAGGACAAGTACACTCCAGGCCAGCTTCCCCAACACAAGTGGGAGAAATGCACGTCCGTGGACAGGTTCTCTTGGGGCTATCGCCGTAACATGAAGCTGAGTGACCTGATGGACCTGCACGCCATCATAGAG GATCTGGTTCAGACCGTGGCCCTGGGAGGGAACTACCTCCTGAACGTGGGCCCCACTGCTGACGGAATGATCCCGGCGGTGTTTGAGGAGCGTCTGCGGGGACTGGGTGCTTGGCTGCAAGTCAACGGCGAGGCGATCTACTCTTCTCAACCTTGGAGAGTCCAGATGGAAAATGCTTCCACGCCCGTATG gTATACGTCGAAAGGGGGCAGCGTTTATGCCACCTTGACAAGTGAACCCCCCAAACCCACTCTGCAACTTTTGCAACCCAAAACATCAGCAGCCACCAAG